A single genomic interval of Coregonus clupeaformis isolate EN_2021a chromosome 36, ASM2061545v1, whole genome shotgun sequence harbors:
- the LOC123482693 gene encoding alpha-1-antitrypsin homolog, with translation MCQLTDKGKVKNSIDFTSTFSGLNQSGVIWVSVGLCGRSSGCHLQEEGLLGLHVTAAPEQVNEAYEHLQHMLGHAGEAMQLDMGSAVGLRDGFKPLAKFLEDAKHFYGSEGFTVDFKNPAEAATEINKFIAIKTQEKITDLVKDLDPDTAMVLINYVFFRGRRTLKLDKLFNVTQTHKSDFQVDENTKVNVNMMKRTGLYELYQDNFTIVVMLPYKGNSSMMVVLPDKGKMAHVEAFIINKDYLKHVHENL, from the exons ATGTGTCAGCTGACTGACAAGGGAAAAGTGAAGAACTCCATTGACTTCACCTCTACATTCTCAG GTCTTAACCAGTCGGGGGTGATTTGGGTGTCAGTGGGGCTGTGTGGCCGCAGCTCTGGTTGTCATCTTCAGGAGGAGGGC ctccttggtcttcatgttaCCGCTGCACCGGAGCAGGTGAACGAGGCCTACGAGCACCTGCAACACATGCTGGGCCACGCTGGGGAGGCCATGCAGCTGGACATGGGCAGTGCCGTGGGCCTGAGGGATGGCTTCAAGCCCTTGGCCAAGTTCCTGGAGGATGCCAAGCACTTCTATGGCAGCGAGGGCTTCACCGTTGACTTCAAGAACCCCGCAGAGGCCGCCACTGAGATCAACAAGTTCATCGCCATTAAGACCCAGGAAAAGATCACGGACCTGGTGAAGGATCTGGACCCTGATACGGCCATGGTGCTCATCAACTACGTCTTCTTCAGAGGTAGGAGGACACT GAAGTTGGATAAGCTATTCAATGTCACGCAGACCCACAAGTCTGACTTCCAGGTGGACGAGAACACCAAGGTCAATGTTAACATGATGAAGAGGACGGGTCTTTATGAGTTGTACCAGGATAACTTCACCATCGTGGTCATGCTGCCTTACAAAGGCAACTCCTCCATGATGGTGGTCCTGCCCGACAAGGGCAAGATGGCGCATGTGGAGGCCTTCATTATTAACAAGGACTACCTGAAGCATGTGCATGAGAACCTGTGA